Proteins encoded in a region of the Lepisosteus oculatus isolate fLepOcu1 chromosome 23, fLepOcu1.hap2, whole genome shotgun sequence genome:
- the LOC102695624 gene encoding C-X-C chemokine receptor type 5 — MKQFYNTMPMSFELSLDDVSSLELGDYGINETEGNGTMDSGPFTCDGAAGEDAGLRLFHTVLLPLLYGAVLLLGLLGNGLLLAVLLRRRRGLRVTEVYLLHLALADLLLLLTLPFAMAHAGLGWLFGGFLCRAVGVAHRLNFLCSSLLLACIGFDRYLAIVHAVRSLQSRRLRAVHLTCACVWLLCLALSLPSAAFLSVEPARPNASRQACGFLSHGLHANNWLLTSRLLTHLLCFFLPLAVMLYCYSAVVATLRHSQRGLEKQGAIRLALLITLVFCLCWLPYNVSVLLETLGALGVLEQDCAGRRRLSQATGVTESLGYAHCCLNPLLYAFLGVRFRQDLRRLLASWGCPLGLCSCQDPHARGRERASRMSISEGGPTTSSSLI, encoded by the coding sequence CTGTCGCTGGACGACGTCAGCAGCCTGGAGCTGGGAGACTACGGGATCAATGAGACCGAGGGCAACGGCACCATGGACTCGGGCCCCTTCACCTGCGACGGGGCCGCGGGCGAGGACGCCGGCCTGCGGCTGTTCCACACTGTGCTCCTGCCCCTGCTGTACGGCGCCGTGCTGCTGCTGGGGCTGCTGGGGAACGGGCTGCTGCTGGCCGTGCTGCTGCGGCGGCGCCGGGGCCTGCGGGTCACCGAGGTCTACCTGCTGCACCTGGCGCTGGCcgacctgctgctgctgctcactCTGCCCTTCGCCATGGCGCACGCCGGCCTGGGCTGGCTCTTCGGCGGCTTCCTGTGCCGGGCCGTGGGCGTGGCGCACCGCCTCAACTTCCTGTGCAGCAGCCTGCTGCTGGCCTGCATCGGCTTCGACCGCTACCTGGCCATCGTGCACGCCGTGCGCAGCCTGCAGAGCCGCCGCCTGCGCGCCGTGCACCTCACCTGCGCCTGCGTCTGGCTGCTGTGCCTGGCGCTGTCGCTGCCCAGCGCCGCCTTCCTGTCCGTGGAGCCCGCGCGGCCCAACGCCAGCCGGCAGGCCTGCGGCTTCCTCAGCCACGGCCTCCACGCCAACAACTGGCTGCTGACCAGCCGCCTGCTCACGCACCTGCTGTGCTTCTTCCTGCCGCTGGCCGTGATGCTGTACTGCTACTCGGCGGTGGTGGCCACCCTGCGGCACAGCCAGCGCGGCCTGGAGAAGCAGGGCGCCATCCGCCTGGCGCTGCTGATCACGCTGGTCTTCTGCCTCTGCTGGCTGCCCTACAACGTGTCGGTGCTGCTGGAGACGCTGGGCGCGCTGGGcgtgctggagcaggactgcgCGGGCCGCCGGCGGCTGAGCCAGGCCACGGGGGTGACCGAGAGCCTGGGCTACGCGCACTGCTGCCTCAACCCCCTGCTCTACGCCTTCCTGGGTGTGCGCTTCCGCCAGGACCTGCGCCGGCTGCTGGCCAGCTGGGGCTGCCCGCTGGGCCTCTGCTCCTGCCAGGACCCCCACGCCCGCGGCCGCGAGCGGGCCAGCAGGATGTCCATCTCCGAGGGCGGCCCGACCACCAGCAGCTCCCTGATCTGA